One stretch of Miscanthus floridulus cultivar M001 chromosome 18, ASM1932011v1, whole genome shotgun sequence DNA includes these proteins:
- the LOC136523498 gene encoding uncharacterized protein, with product MKRTRLNNERIDRANLRRFRRTVATLELQDLHLHGRCFTWSNERENPTLVRLDRVLVSLDWENMFPNAHLRGLGSDASDHCALLPQTNLGQMSKARFHFELFWPNLDDYSDTISQAWSPPVVPLDPLARFDFMLRNLIRQLQSWSAARIGGIRAQLLMARELVLRLDTAQEHRQLTEAENALRKRLKMRCLGLSSLERTMARQRSRVRQLSDGDANTAYFHLIARGRKRRNYIPALAVNGHLITDHSDMELALHSHFAGVFGTVPRGACSLSFDAIGFPAAQPRGPERSLHRR from the coding sequence ATGAAGCGGACAAGATTGAACAACGAGCGGATTGACAGAGCCAACCTGCGGAGGTTCAGGCGGACGGTGGCGACGCTAGAACTCCAGGACCTGCACCTCCACGGCAGGTGCTTCACCTGGAGCAATGAGCGGGAAAACCCAACGCTCGTCCGGCTTGACAGAGTTCTCGTCTCGCTTGACTGGGAGAACATGTTTCCCAATGCACACCTACGCGGGCTGGGATCTGATGCATCGGACCACTGCGCTTTGCTGCCTCAGACGAACCTGGGCCAAATGAGCAAGGCCAGGTTCCATTTTGAGTTGTTTTGGCCCAACTTAGATGACTACAGTGACACTATATCGCAGGCTTGGAGTCCTCCGGTGGTGCCGCTAGACCCTTTAGCGAGGTTCGACTTCATGCTGCGGAATCTCATTCGACAGTTGCAGAGCTGGTCAGCGGCAAGAATCGGCGGGATCAGAGCACAGCTGCTCATGGCCCGAGAGCTGGTGCTACGGTTGGACACTGCCCAGGAACACCGCCAACTCACCGAGGCTGAAAACGCACTCCGGAAGAGGCTGAAGATGCGATGCCTGGGGTTGTCATCGTTGGAAAGGACCATGGCCAGGCAACGTTCTAGGGTACGGCAGCTCAGCGACGGTGACGCCAACACAGCTTACTTCCACCTCATCGCCAGGGGTAGGAAACGAAGGAATTACATCCCAGCCCTTGCCGTCAATGGCCACCTCATCACCGATCACAGCGACATGGAGCTGGCACTGCATTCACACTTTGCAGGGGTGTTCGGCACTGTACCAAGGGGGGCATGCTCCCTAAGCTTCGACGCTATCGGCTTTCCAGCAGCTCAACCTAGGGGACCTGAACGCTCccttcaccgacgatga